From a single Myotis daubentonii chromosome 5, mMyoDau2.1, whole genome shotgun sequence genomic region:
- the FAM220A gene encoding LOW QUALITY PROTEIN: protein FAM220A (The sequence of the model RefSeq protein was modified relative to this genomic sequence to represent the inferred CDS: deleted 2 bases in 1 codon; substituted 6 bases at 6 genomic stop codons), which produces MAVWLSCLATTYSYVVFCKGLTCTLLIFYLNTAWGRRGTLGTCLTKVQGEDSDKVLCSLXTQESPHLPDALSWVNKPVVDVHVNSQNETLSLEMKIDLSEANLVLHNGTKVLAYLKESVRRNSASTVAQGKTMYLSFAPAEEHFAGVSCGVKEGEGLAGRDWLGGGPWDXXDHRGEPWGSGLPRCQKQXEMXISEDEPSAFVEGXGSELEPSLLHSFEDPYTLCFPWPFRVHTFRKTAECRKILPSVKSTSNDLQVTLRLLTRQAF; this is translated from the exons ATGGCTGTCTGGCTCTCGTGCCTGGCCACCACCTACTCCTATGTGGTCTTCTGCAAGGGGCTGACCTGCACGCTGCTCATCTTCTACTTG AACACAGCATGGGGTAGAAGAGGGACTCTGGGTACCTGCCTCACAAAAGTGCAGGGAGAGGACTCGGACAAGGTACTGTGTAGCCTTTGAACACAGGAGAGCCCTCACCTACCAGATGCACTTTCCTGGGTGAATAAACCTGTGGTTGATGTACATGTAAATTCACAAAATGAGACCTTATCATTGGAAATGAAAATTGATCTGAGTGAGGCCAACCTCGTGCTTCACAATGGCACTAAAGTACTTGCATATTTGAAAGAATCAGTAAGAAGAAATTCTGCTTCCACAGTGGCTCAGGGTAAGACTATGTATCTGTCCTTTGCTCCTGCAGAAGAGCATTTTGCTGGGGTGTCCTGTGGTGTCAAGGAGGGTGAGGGACTGGCTGGG AGGGACTGGCTGGGAGGTGGGCCCTGGGATTGATAGGACCACAGAGGAGAGCCTTGGGGGTCAGGACTACCACGCTGTCAGAAGCAGTGAGAAATGTGAATTTCTGAGGATGAACCAAGTGCTTTTGTTGAGGGGTGAGGCTCTGAGCTGGAACCATCTCTCCTGCATTCA tttgaggacccct ACACACTGTGTTTCCCCTGGCCCTTCAGAGTCCATACTTTCAGGAAAACAGCAGAATGCAGGAAAATACTTCCAAGTGTAAAAAGTACCTCAAATGATCTGCAGGTAACACTGAGACTTCTGACTAGGCAAGCTTTTTAA